One Setaria viridis chromosome 7, Setaria_viridis_v4.0, whole genome shotgun sequence genomic region harbors:
- the LOC117865504 gene encoding uncharacterized protein encodes MASPELGGGDGSSYDFHLRSLSAASRDSAAAADPASDPNLLQSVRKVCEMCREAKEARDEMVARAFPVMSKLFQRCAAAPTQAVASTGALLLTILQFFLNFGEAVLHDADGSLKTFFRSCLSREFADPIVAERTLEFLIANKTKILGSFPTLIPQFYPLLLKLIASNGEKLEKKFLEVLPLMMSAGSFLPLFLSLMDLPMLVVALEKVERSSGTLIGSSIATIQKSAAPEMLLALMDEAYTGSAIEDSSGISGSDDSSPLDLADPMFLDLLKDENDGIAAKHWISPTISSTLQAAVNSTQSDRLKQSLEMAPHFLSLYFATALRDVNDSLLCALIPVVMSRYAAMFPDKVFSFEVRKRLSDFILAAFQRSPDIIAILKKPITDRLGEAYDDPAKAKLALHLCWAIGEHGAGGINRTDVARELFENLELLLYENLATSRLGLSQEPVFDSMGAASRKSSQARLLCFVVTAIAKLATCHSELLPRARVSLAKVLSTRTSDRRVWQCACDYLGLMNEPAICLSVLGPSTAQGNGPGIVDWSEGGTKMVAHVPFYLLAEQKGPPFHDFSFADLLPGQNEEKLPS; translated from the exons ATGGCTTcgccggagctcggcggcggcgacggcagcagcTACGATTTCCATCTCCGCTCGCTCTCGGCAGCCTCACGGGACTCCGCTGCGGCCGCTGACCCCGCCTCCGATCCCAACCTCCTCCAATCC GTGAGGAAGGTGTGCGAGATGTGCCGGGAGGCGAAGGAGGCGAGGGACGAGATGGTGGCACGGGCGTTCCCGGTGATGAGCAAGCTGTTTCAGCGATGCGCCGCCGCTCCGACGCAGGCCGTGGCCTCCACCGGCGCGCTGCTTCTT ACCATTCTGCAATTCTTCCTGAACTTTGGGGAGGCAGTCTTGCATGATGCTGATGGTAGTTTGAAAACCTTCTTCCGCTCTTGCTTAAGTAG GGAGTTCGCAGATCCTATTGTTGCAGAGCGCACACTTGAATTCCTTATAGCAAACAAGACAAAGATCCTTGGTTCTTTTCCCACCTTGATTCCACAG TTTTATCCGTTGCTGTTGAAGTTAATTGCATCAAATGGTGAGAA ACTGGAAAAGAAGTTTTTGGAAGTACTTCCATTAATGATGTCAGCAGGATCTTTTCTTCCGCTCTTCCTGTCCCTTATGGATCTGCCAA TGTTGGTGGTGGCACTGGAGAAGGTGGAAAGAAGTTCTGGAACTCTTATTGGTAGTAGTATAGCTACAATTCAGAAGAGCGCTGCTCCTGAG ATGCTTCTTGCACTGATGGATGAGGCATACACTGGTTCTGCAATAGAAGATTCTAGTGGTATTTCAGGTTCTGATGATAGTAGCCCTCTAGACCTCGCTGACCCGATGTTCCTAGACCTTCTAAAAGATGAGAATGATGGCATTGCT GCAAAACATTGGATATCCCCTACAATATCTTCGACACTACAAGCAGCAGTTAACAGCACACAATCAGATAGATTAAAACAGTCACTGGAAATGGCACCTCACTTTCTTTCTTTATATTTTGCAACTGCATTGCGGGATGTTAACGACT CGCTGTTGTGTGCTCTTATTCCAGTAGTTATGTCAAGATATGCTGCGATGTTCCCAGACAAGGTTTTCTCATTCGAG GTTAGGAAAAGACTGTCGGATTTCATATTGGCTGCCTTTCAGCGATCTCCTGACATCATTGCGATACTAAAG AAGCCTATTACTGACAGGCTTGGTGAGGCTTATGATGATCCTGCAAAGGCAA AATTAGCATTGCACTTGTGCTGGGCCATCGGTGAGCATGGAGCTGGAGGGATAAATCGCACAGATGTAGCTCGTGAACTATTTGAAAATTTGGAATTGTTACTGTATGAAAACCTGGCAACTAG TCGTTTGGGATTAAGCCAGGAACCAGTATTTGATTCAATGGGTGCAGCTTCTAGAAAATCATCCCAAGCTAGGCTCCTCTGCTTTGTGGTGACCGCCATTGCAAAACTAGCAACATGCCACAGTGAGTTGCTTCCGAGAGCACGTGTATCATTGGCTAAGGTGCTGA GTACCCGAACCTCAGACAGGAGAGTCTGGCAATGTGCCTGTGACTATTTGGGGCTCATGAATGAACCGGCCATCTGTTTATCTGTACTGGGACCGTCCACTGCCCAAGGAAATGGTCCTGGTATTGTTGACTGGAGCGAAGGGGGAACAAAGATGGTAGCTCATGTTCCTTTTTACCTTTTAGCCGAGCAAAAAG GTCCACCATTTCATGATTTTTCATTTGCGGACCTCCTCCCAGGACAGAATGAAGAGAAATTACCTTCATGA
- the LOC117865503 gene encoding homeobox-leucine zipper protein ROC2 — protein sequence MMIPARHMPSMMIGRNSAAAAYGSSSALSLGQPNLLDNPQLQQALQQQHLLDQIPATTAESGDDMMRGGRGSDPLGDEFESKSGSENVDGVSVDDQDPNQRPSKKKRYHRHTQHQIQEMEAFFKECPHPDDKQRKELSRELGLEPLQVKFWFQNKRTQMKNQHERQENSQLRADNEKLRAENMRYKEALSSASCPNCGGPAALGEMSFDEHHLRIENARLREEIDRISAIAAKYVGKPMVSFPVLSSPLAAARASTLDIGVGAGAYGATDIFGSVTAGAGELLRGAVQSDADKPMIVELAVAAMEELVRMAQLDEPLWNAPGLDGSSETLNEEEYSRMFPRGLGPKQYGLKSEASRDSSVVIMTHANLVEILMDVNQYATVFSSIVSRAATLEVLSTGVAGNYNGALQVMSVEFQVPSPLVPTRESYFVRYCKQNADGTWAVVDVSLDSLRPGSVLKCRRRPSGCLIQEMPNGYSKVTWVEHVEVDDRSVHDIYKLLVNSGLAFGARRWVGTLDRQCERLASVMASNIPTSDIGVITSTEGRKSMLKLAERMVMSFCGGVTASAAHQWTTLSGSGAEDVRVMTRKSVDDPGRPPGIVLNAATSFWLPVPPKRVFDFLRDESSRSEWDILSNGGVVQEMAHIANGRDHGNCVSLLRVNSTNSNQSNMLILQESCTDASGSYVIYAPVDVVAMNVVLNGGDPDYVALLPSGFAILPDGPAGGNMQGDGGVGSGGSLLTVAFQILVDSVPTAKLSLGSVATVNSLIACTVERIKAAVSGESNPQ from the exons ATGATGATCCCGGCGAGGCACATGCCGTCGATGATGATCGGCCGGaacagcgcggcggcggcgtacgggtCCTCGTCGGCACTGTCACTCGGTCAG CCAAACCTGCTGGACAACCCGCAGCTCCAGCaggcgctgcagcagcagcatctgctGGACCAGAtcccggcgacgacggcggagagCGGCGACGACATGatgcgcggcggccggggctcCGACCCGCTGGGGGACGAGTTCGAGAGCAAGTCAGGCAGCGAGAACGTGGACGGCGTCTCCGTGGACGACCAGGACCCCAACCAGCGGCCCAGCAAGAAGAAACGCTACCACCGCCACACCCAGCACCAGATCCAGGAGATGGAAGC TTTCTTCAAGGAGTGCCCACACCCGGATGACAAGCAGCGCAAGGAGCTGAGCCGGGAGCTGGGGCTGGAGCCACTCCAGGTCAAGTTCTGGTTCCAGAACAAGCGCACGCAAATGAAG AACCAGCACGAGCGGCAGGAGAACTCCCAGCTACGGGCGGACAACGAGAAGCTCCGGGCCGAGAACATGCGGTACAAGGAGGCCCTGAGCAGCGCGTCCTGCCCCAACTGCGGCGGGCCTGCCGCGCTCGGCGAGATGTCCTTCGACGAGCACCACCTCCGCATCGAGAACGCCCGGCTCCGCGAGGAGATCGACAGGATCTCGGCCATCGCGGCCAAGTACGTGGGCAAGCCCATGGTGTCCTTCCCCGTGCTCTCCAGCCCGCTGGCTGCGGCGCGCGCCTCGACGCTGGACATCGGCGTGGGTGCCGGCGCGTATGGTGCTACTGACATCTTCGGTAGCGTCACTGCTGGTGCCGGGGAGCTGCTGAGGGGTGCCGTGCAGTCAGACGCAGATAAGCCCATGATCGTGGAGCTGGCCGTCGCAGCCATGGAGGAGCTGGTGCGTATGGCGCAGCTGGACGAGCCGCTTTGGAATGCGCCGGGGCTCGACGGATCGAGCGAGACGCTGAACGAGGAGGAGTACTCGCGCATGTTCCCTCGCGGGCTTGGCCCTAAGCAGTATGGGCTCAAGTCTGAAGCGTCCCGCGACAGCTCGGTGGTTATAATGACACATGCCAACCTCGTCGAGATCCTCATGGACGTG AATCAGTACGCGACAGTGTTCTCGAGCATTGTGTCGAGAGCAGCGACACTGGAGGTGCTGTCCACTGGCGTGGCCGGGAACTACAACGGTGCATTGCAAGTG ATGTCAGTGGAGTTTCAGGTGCCTTCCCCGCTGGTGCCGACCAGGGAAAGCTACTTCGTGAGGTATTGCAAGCAGAACGCTGATGGGACATGGGCTGTCGTTGACGTCTCGCTGGACAGCCTGCGCCCCGGATCAGTCCTCAAGTGCCGGCGCCGGCCATCTGGCTGCCTGATCCAGGAAATGCCCAATGGCTACTCGAAG GTGACTTGGGTTGAGCATGTAGAGGTGGATGACAGGTCGGTGCACGACATCTACAAGTTGCTTGTGAACTCAGGGCTTGCCTTTGGTGCACGACGATGGGTCGGGACGCTGGACCGCCAGTGCGAGCGCCTCGCCAGCGTAATGGCCAGCAATATACCAACCAGTGACATTGGTG TGATCACAAGTACGGAAGGGAGAAAGAGCATGCTGAAGCTGGCAGAGAGGATGGTGATGAGCTTCTGCGGCGGCGTGACTGCCTCTGCAGCACACCAGTGGACCACGCTGTCAGGCAGCGGCGCTGAGGACGTCCGTGTCATGACCAGGAAGAGCGTTGACGACCCAGGCAGGCCGCCGGGCATCGTCCTCAATGCAGCCACCTCCTTCTGGCTCCCCGTCCCACCCAAGCGCGTCTTCGATTTCCTCCGCGATGAGAGCTCTCGCAGCGAG TGGGACATCCTCTCCAATGGCGGTGTTGTTCAAGAAATGGCTCACATCGCCAATGGCCGGGATCATGGCAACTGCGTCTCGCTTCTTCGTGTCAAT AGCACAAACTCGAACCAAAGCAACATGCTGATCCTGCAAGAGAGCTGCACCGACGCGTCGGGTTCCTATGTCATCTACGCGCCGGTAGACGTTGTGGCCATGAACGTTGTCCTCAACGGCGGGGATCCTGACTATGTGGCGCTCCTGCCATCGGGCTTTGCCATCCTACCCGACGGCCCAGCCGGGGGCAACATGCAAGGCGATGGTGGCGTCGGCTCAGGTGGCTCGCTCCTGACAGTGGCGTTCCAGATACTAGTGGACTCTGTGCCCACAGCCAAGCTCTCGCTGGGGTCAGTGGCAACGGTGAACAGCCTCATTGCTTGCACCGTGGAGCGCATCAAGGCCGCGGTCTCAGGCGAGAGCAATCCCCAATAG
- the LOC117865582 gene encoding ABC transporter I family member 1: MPPLRPPPPRLLLNNVSCMRNAQTVLRDINLSVHDGTALVLTGANGSGKTTLLRMLAGFSRPSAGEILWNGHDVTSSGVFQQYKLQLNWMSLKDAVKEKLTVLENVQWFELLEGKDGSRAGPAIELMGLGRLMNEKARMLSMGQRKRLQLARLLAIDRPIWLLDEPSVALDADGTRLLEYIIAEHRKKGGIVFVATHLPIEIEDSMSLRLPQRFPRRKTLVDLVH, encoded by the coding sequence ATGCCGCCGCtacgccccccgccgccgcggctcctgCTCAACAACGTCTCGTGCATGCGGAACGCGCAGACGGTGCTCCGGGACATCAACCTCAGCGTCCACGACGGCACGGCCCTCGTCCTCACCGGCGCCAACGGCTCCGGCAAGACCACCCTGCTCCGCATGCTGGCGGGCTTCTCGCGGCCCTCGGCGGGGGAGATCCTCTGGAACGGCCACGACGTCACCTCCTCGGGCGTGTTCCAGCAGTACAAGCTGCAGCTCAACTGGATGTCGCTCAAGGACGCCGTCAAGGAGAAGCTCACGGTGCTGGAGAACGTGCAGTGGTTCGAGCTCCTCGAGGGGAAGGACGGCAGCAGGGCGGGCCCGGCCATCGAGCTCATGGGGCTCGGCAGGCTCATGAACGAGAAGGCCAGGATGCTCTCCATGGGGCAGCGGAAGCGGCTGCAGCTCGCTAGGCTGCTAGCCATCGACCGCCCGATCTGGCTGCTGGATGAGCCCTCCGTCGCGCTGGATGCGGATGGCACTAGGCTGCTCGAGTACATCATCGCGGAGCACCGGAAGAAGGGTGGGATCGTGTTCGTGGCCACGCACCTGCCCATCGAGATTGAGGATTCCATGTCCCTTCGGCTTCCGCAGAGGTTCCCCCGGAGGAAGACGCTGGTTGATCTTGTCCATTGA
- the LOC117862622 gene encoding uncharacterized protein: MENKSPSSCVSPAPTSTMSAGESSWAVHIASFLASSPQDRGMDQQAAVSGGSFSSGFSSSFNSFDDDASFITSELMCDDDEEDESLQDTACSSAAATKVATMENFDIKAMPIMDAKEFNMPQLAKYFEAVGSQQPVTKADQQLINSYSNNAKALYESNELRKKGLCLVPISMLINYLG; encoded by the exons ATGGAGAACAAATCACCATCCTCATGCGTCAGCCCAGCACCCACATCCACCATGTCAGCCGGCGAGAGCAGCTGGGCGGTGCACATCGCAAGCTTCCTCGCGTCGTCACCGCAAGACAGAGGGATGGATCAGCAAGCAGCAGTCTCTGGTGGTAGCTTCTCCTCCGGTTTCTCTTCTTCGTTCAATTCCTTCGACGACGATGCATCCTTCATCACGTCTGAGCTGATGTGCGAtgacgacgaagaagatgaGTCTCTACAGGACACTGCCTGTTCTTCTGCAGCTGCCACAAAG GTAGCTACCATGGAAAATTTTGATATCAAGGCGATGCCAATCATGGATGCGAAAGAGTTCAACATGCCCCAGCTG GCCAAGTACTTTGAAGCTGTGGGTTCACAACAACCAGTGACCAAAGCGGATCAACAACTGATCAATAGTTATAGTAACAACGCGAAGGCACTGTATGAGAGTAACGAGCTAAGGAAGAAAGGGCTTTGCTTGGTCCCTATCTCCATGTTGATAAACTATCTCGGATGA
- the LOC117862624 gene encoding CRIB domain-containing protein RIC10 gives MAFKAKGFFKGIKVISRMFAAKEHEMEIGYPTDVKHVAHIGWDSAAGNASPSWMNNIMAAPDFSSLGNFAASTGTSWASQDFDPQPLGTPAFGAVAESTGRQDTATCPDVPKPPRKARGKKPEDGSPAAPPTSTDELAPPPPAAVEAEAAVGVAADGTQ, from the exons ATGGCGTTCAAGGCGAAAGGGTTCTTCAAGGGCATCAAGGTCATCTCCCGAATGTTCG CGGCGAAGGAGCACGAGATGGAGATCGGTTATCCGACGGACGTGAAGCACGTCGCGCACATCGGCTGGGATAGCGCGGCGGGCAATGCATCTCCGAGCTGG ATGAACAACATCATGGCTGCCCCCGACTTCTCGTCGCTGGGCAACTTCGCAGCATCAACAGGGACCTCCTGGGCTTCTCAAG ATTTCGACCCGCAGCCATTGGGCACACCGGCTTTCGGCGCGGTTGCAGAGAGCACCGGCCGGCAGGACACGGCTACGTGCCCGGACGTTCCAAAGCCGCCGAGGAAGGCGAGGGGGAAGAAGCCGGAGGACGgttcaccggcggcgccgccgacgtccaCGGACGAGttggcgccaccaccgccagcagccGTCGAGGCTGAGGCTGCCGTCGGCGTTGCTGCAGATGGCACGCAATGA